A single region of the Indicator indicator isolate 239-I01 chromosome 3, UM_Iind_1.1, whole genome shotgun sequence genome encodes:
- the NTS gene encoding neurotensin/neuromedin N: MRPQLVCVVLLALASCSLCSDSEEEMKALEADLLTNMYTSKINRAKLPYWKLTLLNVCNLINNINNQGGEAAEADEEDLVSGRQFPAALDGFSVEAMLTLYQLQKVCHSRAFQHWELVQQDAFDLDNSSQEKEIMKRKNPYILKRQLHVNKARRPYILKRSSYY; encoded by the exons ATGAGACCCCAGCTGGTGTGCGTGGTGCTGCTGGCCTtggcctcctgcagcctctgctcag ATtcagaagaggaaatgaaagcaTTAGAAGCAGATTTATTGACCAATATGTACACATCAAAG ATTAACAGAGCAAAACTTCCTTATTGGAAATTGACCCTGCTAAATGTCTGCAATCTCATCAACAACATAAACAACCAAggaggggaagcagcagaggcagatgAAGAAGATCTTGTGTCAGGAAGACagtttcctgctgctctggatgGCTTCAGCGTGGAAGCAATGCTGACATTATACCAACTCCAAAAGGTTTGCCACAGCAGAGCCTTTCAGCACTGGGAG CTAGTCCAGCAAGATGCTTTTGATCTAGACAACTCAAGCCAAGAAAAGGAGATCATGAAGAGAAAAAATCCCTACATCTTGAAACGGCAGCTACATGTGAACAAAGCTAGAAGGCCATACATCCTCAAGAGAAGTTCATATTACTga